cataatattatagtatcaTTTGATGGTAAACTTGTTACTGTATATGTTGACTGTGAGAAAGTTGGTGAAAGAGTTATCATGCGACCTGACTACTGTCTACCAGATGATCTGAAGCTAGGTATTGGTGGCAACCCTCAGAATACCGAGTTCTTCAAGGtaggtattgtgtgtgtgtgttgctgaGAAAAAAATGAATTTCACCATGTGTAATGAGGTGTGAGGTTAATTGCTAATGGCTTTTGATGTGGCTACAAGGTCCATGGTGATTGTGACTCGTATGGCTGCTGGTTATACCAGTATGTGATGTGATGTGATGAAATGTGATTCAGTAAGACATGACTGTACCCAGTCTGGACTGGTATACTGTGAATAGCATTATTGTATTCATGTCCACGATCCACTACACTGTAGTTTCACATGTTGCAACCATTGCTTGTTACAAACTATAATATGGTTGTCATGTAGTGTTAAATGTGACAGCAAAGTGTGGTACCCATTAAACAACACTACTTATATCATGAACAATAAAGGCATGAGTCTATTTCACATCTCAATACACATTCACTGGGTGTTAGTTTGGTGACTAATAGGCGTATATGGGTTAGGTAATTTGTGCATAAGAGCTTATTCAATTGTATCTCAAGTACCATGAAAATGTCACAAGCTTATAAAGCCTGTCCTGGTGACCATGTCATGTGTTCACATCCTTATAGATCACCTCCTTTGCATGGTGGCCATTATCATATCCTACTGCTTGTGTCAGTTGTTTCACTAATTTGGTtatgtacactagctgaaggtACCTGAAGTCCATTTTCATAAAGTTTTTTAGTTTTTTCACTCTTCCATGACTATGCAGACTGAGTGTATTGTATAAAGTTATTATGCAAAAATGGTTTGTACTTCCAATTAGCTTGTTGATTCACTGTTGTTTATAGTCATGCACATTTTTGAGGTTGTCTGTAGTCACTAGTGGCGCTGTCAACAGCTATAAGGTTTCTGCACCATCTGTTGTGAATGCTATTGAGTGCACAATTACTTGACTTCTTAATGTATTGGTTATCAAACCAACACGTGTGTATAAAATATCTAGTTATTTGCTTGATCATATTCAATACCTGCTGGACTTGTTTACCCATGTATGAAGAGTAACATCATCTCATCACTTAAACATTACTAACATCTAATCTTTGCAGTACCTAGTATATCATTAATGGAGTGATGTAGCACTTGATGTCATAATTTTGTCATTGTCAATGATGAACAGTGACATATCCTGGGTCAATGTTGATGTCGCGCCTTCTGACTACCTGTCATGTACAAGTCAATTTTTGTCTGTACTCAACAAGGGTTGTGTTTACTATAAACTGTTCTCTTGTTTTCAGGGATACCTACAAGACCTGGTGATATCATTTAGGGAAAGTGGTATTCGAAAGTTGTGCCCGTTAGCTTCTACTGGTAAGTACATATGAGTAGTGATAGTTAGTGGATGTCGTTTGTGTCATTGTGTAGATTGTGAATACACTGCTTCTTATCAAGCTCTAAATGACACAGTTCACACGCTGATGGCCACTAATATTGAACTTCGGGCAGAGGTAAATGATTAAAACGATTCATAAAAAGTATTGTTTACATTATTGTCTGTGTAGGTTGCCGAGTTGAAGTATAACTTGTCCATGATGGAACCAATGACTCAACGATTTACATGCTTTGTTGATGGCAAACAACATAAGTTTGAGGACTTCTTTTGGAGAGAAGATGGAAGACTTTGTGTTTGCAGTGTAAGTGTATCAAAACATATGGCTAATAACAGATAAacctgtaatatatatatacataattactAACAACTGTGTTTTTTTAGACTGGAGCCACTGCGAGATGTACTGTCCCAAGTAGCTTAGAAAAACCAGGCTCAGGTAAAACAGTAGATCCGAGATTGTTAGAAAGTGAGTACTTGTATTTCTATGTAGAAGGTACAATTAACTGTTTTTCTTTCTTTGCCTATATTGTAGCCTGTGAAATTCATGGGGAAGATATCTTTGCTGATCATTACCACACAAAAAAAGAAGATGGCAACTGCACTTTGACAAAATGTTATGTATCACATGTAAGTAATCtgttaacatgtttgtatagtcTTGTAGACACTGTAAAATGGTCATctgtatttttgtagtggtAGGATATTTAAATATATATGTTGTTTGCTTTCATTGTAGCCAATTTTGGGTCGATACATTAAAAGAGCAGAGGCACCTAAGAAATATATGTGTACTGACAGACTGAAAGACTGTTCTGAAGCTACAAAATGGACTGTAGAAGAGAAAGTTGCCTCGCGTTGTTGTGGATTTTGTACTCGTAAGTAATTTAAACGATTTTTTTAAATAGCGGCTTTGAAAAATATCTTTCCTTAGTTTGTGATATGCAAACTGACTGCCCAGAACACGCAGAATGTATGGAGGACGGTGGTGATTACACCTGCAAGTGTAAGAAAGGTTTTATTGAGGGTGGAGGCTATTGTACAGGtaagattattattattcattatgtTACTTCACCAATACTTGATCTCTTTAGATCTCGATGAGTGCAGTAATGGACACATTGACAAATATGGACATTACTGTCCCTCTGATGCAAGATGTGTTAACACTCTGGGTGGATTTGTATGCCAGTGCCCTAAGGGGTTTAAGTTTGTCGATCAAGGTGACTTCTCATCAACTTGTGAAAGTACGAATTGCAGTGTAGTGTGTTATTGTCTTTTCATTGTTACTGTCTTGATGTCTTGATATGTATCATTGTTAATATATTGATATCATGACTTTTGATGTCTTTTCTGCTATAGATATCAATGAATGTGAAGATGATTTTCTCTGTCCTAACAATTTGGTGTGTAAAGATCTTCCTGGTTCATATGAGTGTACCTGTGACAGTGGTAACATCAGAGTAGGAGATCGTTGTATACGTAAGTAGTAATTTTGGAACTGACCGGTAAAGTTTTAAAGAGTTTTCTTTTCACCTGTAGCTCATTGTGATCCACCATGTCATTCAGCAGGAACTTGTGTAGCTAACAACACTTGTATGTGTCCTGGAGGACTTACTGGGAAATACTGTGAAAGTGGTATGTTATCAGATAGCTGTGGGTCACTGTTTTATTGTAGGTAGTGAGTAGTTGTAGCTCCTCTATGTTGTCACTGTAGATATCAATGAATGTGATGGTAGCCATGGGTGTAGTGAACATGCCACTTGTATCAACTTTCATGGTGGATATTTCTGTCGTTGTAAAGATGGCTACCATGGCAATGGAAGAACCTGTACTGGTAAGTGCACACTGTTGTGGTATATTGAGATTTTCATAAACAACAAACTAAATGGCAACTTTTCATAACAATTCCTTAAGTGTTGACATTGTTGTTGTAAATCCTGCAGACATCAATGAATGCGCTAATAAAGAAACTTATGATTGTCCACGCACAACAACTTGTAAGAACACAAATGGTAGTTACGAGTGTGAGTGTGAACATGGAGACTGCAGAGGTATGTGGTGTGTGTCCATTGTACTGGATGTGCCATCATGTGTATTTGTTTAAACAGGTGGTTGTGTCCATAATAATGTGACATATCTAAATAACGGATCCTACTACAAAGGAAATCGCAATTGCCGAAAATGTACTTGCCTTGTAAGTAGTGTGAATAATGACTTATTGTGTCAAGTTACAATATGTGTATTTTTATGCAGAATGGAACGTGGGATGACTGTCCTTGCCAATGTGACACCAGTCCTTGTTGTAGAAGTTGCACAAAAGGTATTAATGGTAAGATAGTAGCTTATATCATACAACAGTATATTTCAGCTCTCTATACACATCTGCTAGTTATTATTTCTAACATTACAGCAGTTTTTCATGCATTAGGTTCTTGTGAAATTGGTGGTCAGGTATTTGGTCACAACGAAGAATTCATTCATCCTAATGACTCATGTAAAAACTGTACATGCAAGGTAAATATAGAAGGGAGAAGATAACTGGTGTACTACTGACTTTATTATTAGAACGGAAAACTTGAGTGTACGGGCAAAGGACTTGGGTTTGTTTGTCCAAAGGAGCTGCTAAGTACAGGAAAGAGTGAATGCCCAAAATGTGAAGGTATGTGTGTTGATGTCGTTGTTAATATCTACTGAATGTTCGTCACATTCTTATAGTGGAAAAGTGTACAGCAACTAATGATGGAGCTGTTCATAACAACAGTTGTACTGAATGTACCTGTGAGGTAGGTGGTATCGTATGGTTTGAATATCTGTATGTTCAAACACACATTCTCATTATTGTCCACGTTTTACAATGTATATTTTTTACTATGCAGAACAACGAATGGACTTGTAAGAAAAAAGTAACATGCTCACCGGTGACATGTAAATCTACTATAATTATGGGATGTTGTGAAGTGTGTGATGGGTCTACAAATACAAGGATACTCTCTAGTAGTAGTACAAGTGGCCAGCCAGCATTTGTAAGTACTTGAATTGTTTTACAAAGGAACCCATCATTATAGAAGACACAATAATATGTGGGACAATTTTCTACAGCCCTGTTTTTTAAGGGTGTATGTTTAAATACTAGTTAGTATTAAGACACCTGGAATAGAGCCTGGGAGGTCCAGTGTAGTTTCTATTGTGCGTGGAATATACacactgtatgtgcataactAGTTTAAACAATATTTCAGGGAATTACAAATTCTGTTACTACAACATCAATGCAacctgacaatgatgatgatgatgatggataTTGTTAACTGTCCTGCTTATACATTTCAACTCTTGTGTAAATAtggtttaattattattatttcattgTATACTCATGAATCTCTGCTATAGTTTTTAATGACTTGTTTTacctgatttgtttgtaatgttgtaccaaggttatatgtatgtattctatatatgaacacactacacacacagttACTTGTTTTTGACCAGTTTAATCAATGGATGATTTTAACATTATTAAAGTATACACTTGTTGAAAGTAATGAGAGTATGATTTAAAGTGTAGAGTTTGCTGATTAATTGATCACTGACTACTTAAAGCTACTACTGGAATCTGTCGTGATCTCACCATATCCTCAAGGGCAGAGTGAAACTACTTTGAACTATAATACTCAAATCATCTGGCTCTACGTCATTGTTGATATCTACTTGTCATATTCTTATAGTGGAAAAGTGTATACAGAAAGAAGCTAATGACAAAGCTGGTCATAACAATTGTACTGTTGATTCCCATGTTGTCACAAAATATTCTGTTTCGCTATGCATTTCATCTCATGGATTTGCAAATCTGTGTTTTGCATGGTAAATTAATATTAACCACCTGCAAAATGATGTCTGAACAGGAATCAATTGCAAGCATTATACATACAGCTGTCACTAGATAAACTGCATCTGAATTATCAGTTAAATTAATTGACTCAAGGCtgcccagatccagtcatggattttttcaaacacactttatgaaACACACTGTACAATAGACAAGAACATATGCAatttttgctttgctttgtaaATCAGACTGGTGTGAATTTGTGCTGCATAACAATGGCGTGCATATAGGGTTGATGATGCAGCATTAGCTATAGCATACAGTTAACGTGTCAGCCAGAGAGTGCAGTTGATAAAACATATTTTGTAACTTGCTTGTATCTGTGTAAACTTATACAGCCACTTAACTTGTATGCATGTgctatacatgtattgtatacaATCATGCAGTGTCCCAACATACCAGCTATTATcgtgtgcacacacatgcactaaaTCATGATTGCTTCAAAGTTAAACTGT
The Dysidea avara chromosome 7, odDysAvar1.4, whole genome shotgun sequence genome window above contains:
- the LOC136260474 gene encoding protein kinase C-binding protein NELL1-like isoform X2, with the translated sequence MGFHFTTVIALLACSSLVTIASKGQRCKVHPHEINLLKSVLLETEYLDNVDLTDGPSSKSPAIVLDGTHGINVDNTSLMFQKRLHQYSCTRRQTVFRASVKFDGVADGPIVFIRTKSDVVAFSLEVESDDATIKVGFIHGGVTFGVSFNYIFSDLSVWHNIIVSFDGKLVTVYVDCEKVGERVIMRPDYCLPDDLKLGIGGNPQNTEFFKGYLQDLVISFRESGIRKLCPLASTDCEYTASYQALNDTVHTLMATNIELRAEVAELKYNLSMMEPMTQRFTCFVDGKQHKFEDFFWREDGRLCVCSTGATARCTVPSSLEKPGSGKTVDPRLLETCEIHGEDIFADHYHTKKEDGNCTLTKCYVSHPILGRYIKRAEAPKKYMCTDRLKDCSEATKWTVEEKVASRCCGFCTLCDMQTDCPEHAECMEDGGDYTCKCKKGFIEGGGYCTDLDECSNGHIDKYGHYCPSDARCVNTLGGFVCQCPKGFKFVDQGDFSSTCENINECEDDFLCPNNLVCKDLPGSYECTCDSGNIRVGDRCIPHCDPPCHSAGTCVANNTCMCPGGLTGKYCESDINECDGSHGCSEHATCINFHGGYFCRCKDGYHGNGRTCTDINECANKETYDCPRTTTCKNTNGSYECECEHGDCRGGCVHNNVTYLNNGSYYKGNRNCRKCTCLNGTWDDCPCQCDTSPCCRSCTKGSCEIGGQVFGHNEEFIHPNDSCKNCTCKNGKLECTGKGLGFVCPKELLSTGKSECPKCEVEKCTATNDGAVHNNSCTECTCENNEWTCKKKVTCSPVTCKSTIIMGCCEVCDGSTNTRILSSSSTSGQPAFGITNSVTTTSMQPDNDDDDDGYC
- the LOC136260474 gene encoding protein kinase C-binding protein NELL1-like isoform X1, producing MGFHFTTVIALLACSSLVTIASKGQRCKVHPHEINLLKSVLLETEYLDNVDLTDGPSSKSPAIVLDGTHGINVDNTSLMFQKRLHQYSCTRRQTVFRASVKFDGVADGPIVFIRTKSDVVAFSLEVESDDATIKVGFIHGGVTFGVSFNYIFSDLSVWHNIIVSFDGKLVTVYVDCEKVGERVIMRPDYCLPDDLKLGIGGNPQNTEFFKGYLQDLVISFRESGIRKLCPLASTDCEYTASYQALNDTVHTLMATNIELRAEVAELKYNLSMMEPMTQRFTCFVDGKQHKFEDFFWREDGRLCVCSTGATARCTVPSSLEKPGSGKTVDPRLLETCEIHGEDIFADHYHTKKEDGNCTLTKCYVSHPILGRYIKRAEAPKKYMCTDRLKDCSEATKWTVEEKVASRCCGFCTLCDMQTDCPEHAECMEDGGDYTCKCKKGFIEGGGYCTDLDECSNGHIDKYGHYCPSDARCVNTLGGFVCQCPKGFKFVDQGDFSSTCENINECEDDFLCPNNLVCKDLPGSYECTCDSGNIRVGDRCIPHCDPPCHSAGTCVANNTCMCPGGLTGKYCESDINECDGSHGCSEHATCINFHGGYFCRCKDGYHGNGRTCTDINECANKETYDCPRTTTCKNTNGSYECECEHGDCRGGCVHNNVTYLNNGSYYKGNRNCRKCTCLNGTWDDCPCQCDTSPCCRSCTKGINGSCEIGGQVFGHNEEFIHPNDSCKNCTCKNGKLECTGKGLGFVCPKELLSTGKSECPKCEVEKCTATNDGAVHNNSCTECTCENNEWTCKKKVTCSPVTCKSTIIMGCCEVCDGSTNTRILSSSSTSGQPAFGITNSVTTTSMQPDNDDDDDGYC